One genomic segment of Mesoterricola silvestris includes these proteins:
- a CDS encoding DUF5675 family protein, which produces MSTEPLQILVQRRKPIGRNTPGDLYLNGTWECFTVEDLVRPKGVKIWGETAIPAGIYKVIINLSARFKKLMMRLLEVPDFTGILIHGGNTNEDTHGCILVGQKLTAAGTIPGGYSTGAITALFAKVQAAIAAGREVWIEVKDVEGGA; this is translated from the coding sequence ATGAGCACAGAACCTCTCCAAATCCTCGTTCAACGCCGAAAGCCCATCGGGAGGAACACGCCCGGGGACCTTTACCTCAACGGCACCTGGGAGTGTTTCACGGTGGAGGATCTGGTCCGACCGAAGGGCGTGAAGATCTGGGGCGAAACCGCAATCCCCGCTGGCATCTACAAGGTGATCATCAACCTCAGCGCGCGGTTCAAGAAGCTGATGATGCGCCTCCTGGAGGTGCCCGATTTCACCGGGATCCTCATCCACGGCGGCAACACGAACGAGGATACCCACGGGTGCATCCTCGTTGGCCAGAAGCTGACGGCCGCCGGAACGATCCCGGGAGGATATTCCACGGGCGCCATCACCGCCCTGTTCGCCAAGGTCCAGGCGGCCATCGCTGCGGGACGTGAAGTGTGGATCGAGGTGAAGGATGTCGAGGGGGGAGCCTGA
- a CDS encoding Mu-like prophage major head subunit gpT family protein yields MHKITSRAIIGMILNALDQPSNTWVDEISMFFNSTQELEEYAWLGTSPVMREWVGERIAKGLAEEGFKIRNKTFEATLPVSVDDLRRDKTGQLMARIAQLAERAKDHDAKLLTTLIMAAENALCYDGQFFFDTDHVSGDSGVQDNDLTLNVGTPSAPTSADMESAILQATEKMLGYKDDQGEPINGSASKFLVMAPVNHLRAVAGALGTTVILEGGQSRTNMIQAVGSLGGFTYGMSINPRLTNADRLYLFRADGATKPFIRQLEEDTTVSAIAEGSEEEFKNNRHLYGVKRIGNVGYGLWTGSVLTTLT; encoded by the coding sequence ATGCATAAGATCACTTCCCGCGCCATCATCGGAATGATCCTGAACGCCCTGGATCAGCCCTCCAACACCTGGGTGGACGAGATCTCCATGTTCTTCAATAGCACCCAGGAGCTCGAGGAATACGCCTGGCTGGGCACCTCCCCCGTCATGCGCGAGTGGGTCGGCGAGCGCATCGCCAAGGGCCTCGCCGAGGAAGGCTTCAAGATCCGGAACAAGACCTTCGAGGCCACCCTCCCCGTCAGCGTGGACGACCTCCGCCGGGACAAGACCGGCCAGCTCATGGCCCGCATCGCCCAGCTGGCCGAGCGCGCCAAGGACCACGACGCCAAGCTCCTGACCACCCTCATCATGGCCGCCGAGAACGCCCTCTGCTACGACGGCCAGTTCTTCTTCGATACGGACCACGTGTCCGGCGACTCCGGCGTCCAGGACAACGACCTCACCCTCAACGTCGGCACCCCCTCCGCCCCCACCTCGGCGGATATGGAGTCGGCCATCCTGCAGGCCACCGAGAAGATGCTGGGCTACAAGGACGACCAGGGCGAGCCGATCAACGGCAGCGCCAGCAAGTTCCTGGTCATGGCCCCCGTCAACCACCTCCGCGCCGTGGCCGGCGCCCTGGGCACCACCGTGATCTTGGAGGGCGGCCAGTCCCGCACCAACATGATCCAGGCGGTGGGCAGCCTGGGCGGCTTCACGTACGGCATGTCCATCAACCCCCGCCTCACCAACGCGGACCGGCTCTACCTCTTCCGTGCGGACGGGGCCACCAAGCCCTTCATCCGGCAGTTGGAGGAGGACACCACTGTCTCCGCCATCGCGGAGGGCTCGGAGGAGGAGTTCAAGAACAACCGGCACCTCTACGGCGTCAAGCGGATCGGCAACGTGGGCTACGGCCTGTGGACCGGCTCCGTGCTGACCACCCTCACCTAA
- a CDS encoding DUF6148 family protein, whose amino-acid sequence MAGITLAIAQEKLDQWLAADEAVAKAQEYEIAGRKMTKANAKQIRENIDYWAEKVRQLSGTGRRFFTGVRR is encoded by the coding sequence ATGGCAGGAATCACTCTAGCAATCGCCCAAGAGAAGCTCGACCAGTGGCTGGCCGCTGATGAAGCTGTGGCCAAAGCCCAGGAGTACGAGATCGCCGGCCGGAAGATGACCAAGGCCAATGCCAAACAGATCCGCGAGAACATCGACTACTGGGCCGAGAAAGTCCGACAGCTCTCCGGTACCGGGCGGCGATTCTTCACGGGGGTGCGCAGGTGA
- a CDS encoding S49 family peptidase yields the protein MKILDIILAPWAIRPASLLEIRDLYQAHTRREKLDFKAWEAATGRPLGSESQPYQVDQGVAIVDVVGVLTKSPSMWNRLCGMSSMSEIGQVFQMALADPGVHSILLHVDSPGGTVDGTQELADQIFAARGIKPVVALADGTMCSAAYWVGSAADKVYSGSNTTAVGSIGVVATHVDVSGQQAKDGVTTTEITAGKYKRIATNYAPLSQEGRATIQAEVDYIYSVFVDSIATFRGVSVDTVLKDMADGRVFLGQQAVDAGLVDGVSTMGVLIDELNQQQMDQKAGAGAALDQPQPKSRSQEEPMKITREELEAQAPELIEALKAEGHKEGVEAGASAERSRIQGVQDQALPGHEALIATLAFDGKTTPGEAAMAVNAAEKAKRTTNLEKIRSEAPKPVDDGGDRGAGNEAKTNQEKWDADENLRSEFNGNFAAFESFQKGMARGNIRIKTGN from the coding sequence ATGAAGATCCTGGATATCATCCTCGCCCCCTGGGCTATCCGGCCCGCCAGCCTCCTGGAAATCAGGGATCTCTACCAGGCCCACACCCGGCGGGAGAAGCTGGACTTCAAGGCCTGGGAGGCGGCCACGGGGCGGCCCCTGGGCAGCGAATCCCAGCCCTACCAGGTGGACCAGGGCGTCGCGATCGTGGACGTGGTCGGGGTGCTGACCAAGTCCCCCTCCATGTGGAACCGCCTCTGCGGTATGAGCTCGATGTCCGAGATCGGGCAGGTGTTCCAGATGGCCCTGGCCGATCCCGGCGTGCATTCCATCCTCCTCCACGTCGATTCTCCCGGCGGGACGGTGGATGGCACCCAGGAACTGGCCGATCAGATCTTCGCAGCGCGCGGCATCAAGCCGGTCGTGGCCCTGGCCGATGGCACGATGTGCAGCGCCGCCTACTGGGTCGGTTCGGCCGCGGACAAGGTTTATTCCGGGAGCAACACCACGGCCGTGGGATCCATCGGTGTTGTGGCCACCCATGTGGACGTTTCGGGCCAGCAGGCCAAAGACGGCGTGACGACCACCGAGATTACCGCCGGCAAATACAAGCGCATCGCGACCAACTACGCCCCCCTCAGCCAGGAGGGCCGGGCCACGATTCAGGCTGAAGTGGATTACATCTACAGCGTTTTCGTTGATTCAATTGCGACCTTCCGGGGCGTGTCGGTGGACACGGTCCTGAAGGACATGGCCGATGGTCGTGTGTTCCTGGGGCAGCAGGCGGTGGATGCGGGTCTCGTGGACGGTGTTTCCACGATGGGCGTGCTCATCGATGAACTGAACCAGCAGCAGATGGACCAGAAGGCCGGGGCCGGTGCCGCCCTCGACCAACCTCAACCGAAGTCCCGTTCCCAGGAGGAACCCATGAAGATCACCCGCGAGGAGCTCGAGGCCCAGGCCCCGGAGCTCATCGAGGCCCTCAAGGCCGAGGGTCACAAGGAAGGCGTGGAGGCCGGAGCCTCCGCCGAACGCAGCCGCATCCAGGGCGTGCAGGACCAGGCGCTCCCGGGCCACGAGGCCCTCATCGCCACCCTCGCCTTCGACGGCAAGACCACCCCGGGCGAGGCCGCCATGGCCGTGAACGCCGCGGAGAAGGCCAAGCGCACCACCAACCTGGAGAAGATCCGGTCGGAGGCCCCCAAGCCCGTCGATGACGGCGGGGACCGCGGCGCCGGCAACGAGGCCAAGACCAACCAGGAGAAGTGGGACGCCGACGAGAACCTCCGCAGCGAATTCAACGGCAACTTCGCAGCCTTCGAGTCCTTCCAGAAGGGTATGGCTCGGGGAAACATCCGCATCAAGACCGGGAATTAA
- a CDS encoding tyrosine-type recombinase/integrase, with protein sequence MSESIRVFKVRGVYHYRYRLDGRRRQRTTRERGLRKAQSIADDAYAQAVARSRGEEPEPTLGALAALWIEVHSRTMSEDRIGTMETFARLHIQTLADLTLRELTTERVEEARALYLQDHARSSANTWLGCLGALVRWAIRRRMIRQVPWQVRELKVHRKAKPILPTGKASLWMCTVGEMTEDDPGLGFAIRLMIGLGLRVSEALSSRWEWLDLERKTYTPSLTKGFEAWPRPVPDWLMDRLRPAAQLTGPMIPIRPGHPITEARVAYLMAKANRATGVLHITPHRLRGTYATWLSEMGVPIQDIQRALGHKDPRTTMRYLAVDMRRVAMAQIAIGDWLQMAGRETGELAPANPHES encoded by the coding sequence GTGTCAGAAAGCATTAGAGTTTTCAAAGTCCGTGGGGTCTACCACTACCGCTACCGCCTAGACGGGAGGCGGCGCCAGAGGACCACACGAGAGCGGGGGCTCCGCAAGGCCCAGAGCATCGCGGACGATGCCTACGCCCAGGCGGTGGCCAGATCCCGCGGCGAGGAGCCGGAGCCCACGCTAGGGGCCCTGGCGGCCCTGTGGATCGAGGTCCACTCCAGGACCATGAGCGAGGACCGCATCGGCACCATGGAGACGTTCGCGAGGCTCCACATCCAGACGCTGGCCGACCTGACCCTGCGAGAGCTCACCACCGAGCGGGTCGAGGAGGCCCGGGCGCTCTACCTCCAGGATCACGCCCGATCGAGCGCAAACACGTGGCTGGGGTGCCTGGGTGCCCTGGTGCGATGGGCGATCAGGCGCCGGATGATCCGCCAGGTCCCCTGGCAGGTGCGGGAGCTCAAGGTCCATCGCAAGGCGAAGCCGATCCTTCCGACCGGCAAGGCCTCGCTCTGGATGTGCACGGTGGGGGAGATGACCGAGGATGACCCGGGCCTTGGGTTCGCGATCCGCCTCATGATCGGCCTGGGCCTGCGCGTCTCCGAGGCGCTCTCCTCCAGGTGGGAATGGCTGGACCTGGAGCGCAAAACCTACACCCCGAGCCTGACCAAGGGATTCGAGGCCTGGCCCCGCCCGGTTCCAGATTGGCTCATGGACCGCCTGCGCCCCGCCGCGCAGCTCACCGGCCCCATGATCCCCATTCGCCCGGGGCACCCGATCACCGAGGCGCGGGTGGCCTACCTCATGGCCAAGGCCAACCGCGCAACGGGCGTGCTCCACATCACCCCCCACCGCCTCCGGGGCACCTACGCCACCTGGCTCTCGGAGATGGGCGTGCCGATCCAGGACATCCAGCGGGCCCTGGGCCACAAGGACCCGCGCACCACGATGCGCTACCTCGCGGTGGACATGCGCCGGGTGGCCATGGCCCAGATTGCCATCGGTGATTGGTTGCAGATGGCCGGGCGAGAAACGGGCGAACTAGCACCAGCAAACCCGCATGAATCCTAG
- a CDS encoding phage portal protein, which translates to MFHPVLFGPDGQKLAIQGAWKAARKDRKQTSNWNPGNGSADDDLLWDLPTLRNQSRSLQRDNPLAAGAVNTATTSVVGTGLTVQSEIDREILGLTTEDASAWQAQAERYFNLWAGSKEADVTLTQNFWEMQDLAFRSTLESGDALALIANIQRPSSICGTSIQIIEGDRIVNKDNMKDTETLIAGVAIDKVGAPSAYHVLRNHPGSTISTQKAWDIRPAFTASGRRATLHLFTRTRPGQHRGVPYLATVIEAFRELGEYTDGELRAAVISGLFSVFIEPPTTGGGGMLDVPEGEGGPNKEGELAIDYGTVVNLAPGEKPHNITPGRPNTAFDPFVLAILRQIGVGLEIPYEILIKHFTASYSAARAALLELGKFVRRRRFWLACNFCQPIYEAVIEEFIAMGILDAPGFFDNVLVRKAYLGTTWIGDSLGQIDPLKEADSWQKLVENRFATKTEATAALTGGDYERNVERLAYEEKRERDLGLKDMTATAPAAPAVYPSDAGAAVSADTTDLETP; encoded by the coding sequence ATGTTCCATCCCGTTCTTTTCGGACCTGACGGCCAGAAGCTGGCCATCCAGGGCGCATGGAAGGCCGCGCGAAAAGACCGCAAGCAGACCTCCAACTGGAATCCCGGGAACGGAAGTGCGGACGATGATCTGCTCTGGGATCTTCCGACCCTCCGTAATCAAAGCCGATCCCTTCAGCGGGACAACCCGCTCGCGGCCGGAGCCGTCAATACGGCGACGACATCCGTAGTCGGGACCGGCCTCACCGTCCAATCGGAAATCGACCGCGAGATCCTGGGGCTCACCACGGAAGATGCCAGCGCTTGGCAGGCACAGGCCGAGCGCTATTTCAACCTGTGGGCCGGCAGCAAGGAGGCCGATGTCACTCTCACCCAGAATTTCTGGGAGATGCAGGACCTGGCGTTCCGTTCCACCCTCGAATCCGGAGATGCTCTGGCCCTGATCGCCAATATCCAGAGGCCCTCGTCCATCTGCGGGACCTCCATTCAGATCATCGAGGGCGACCGGATCGTCAACAAGGACAACATGAAGGATACCGAAACCCTCATCGCTGGCGTTGCCATCGACAAGGTTGGAGCCCCTTCGGCCTACCATGTGCTTCGCAACCATCCGGGATCGACCATCAGCACTCAGAAGGCCTGGGATATTCGACCAGCCTTCACCGCCAGCGGGCGCAGGGCTACCCTCCACCTCTTCACCCGGACCCGCCCGGGCCAGCACCGAGGAGTCCCCTACCTGGCCACGGTAATCGAGGCGTTCCGGGAACTCGGGGAATACACCGATGGCGAACTGCGTGCGGCGGTCATCTCTGGGCTATTCAGCGTGTTCATCGAGCCTCCCACCACCGGAGGAGGCGGCATGCTGGATGTCCCGGAGGGTGAAGGCGGCCCAAACAAGGAAGGCGAACTCGCCATCGACTATGGCACCGTGGTCAATCTGGCCCCCGGGGAAAAGCCCCACAACATCACGCCGGGCCGTCCCAACACAGCCTTCGATCCCTTCGTCCTGGCCATCCTTCGACAGATCGGCGTGGGGCTGGAGATCCCCTACGAGATCCTGATCAAGCATTTCACCGCCAGTTATTCCGCAGCTCGAGCCGCCCTCCTGGAGTTGGGGAAGTTCGTTCGCCGCCGGCGGTTCTGGCTGGCCTGCAATTTCTGCCAGCCGATCTACGAGGCTGTGATCGAGGAATTCATCGCGATGGGCATTCTTGATGCCCCCGGATTTTTCGACAACGTCCTAGTCCGGAAGGCCTATCTGGGGACCACTTGGATCGGGGACAGCCTGGGCCAGATCGATCCCCTGAAGGAAGCCGATTCCTGGCAGAAGCTGGTCGAAAACCGCTTCGCCACCAAGACCGAGGCCACCGCGGCCCTCACGGGCGGCGACTACGAGCGCAACGTCGAGCGCCTCGCCTACGAGGAGAAGCGGGAGCGCGACCTGGGTCTGAAAGACATGACCGCTACGGCCCCCGCGGCCCCTGCCGTCTATCCATCCGACGCCGGGGCGGCCGTTTCCGCTGATACCACTGATCTGGAGACTCCATGA
- a CDS encoding terminase gpA endonuclease subunit produces MNEEYETSPEGFQALEEMEARLLRLLAPPSSITVSQWARENLWVTMGSRQGLLVPDAFQIEPMDAICDPEVREVIFLKPTQVGWSTLCNAAMGWAVAEHGMDVLMVQPAVDVGEKYSKDRLDPMIQASPVLSELLLLPTAKSAGSTVRNKFFRNGGSIFVGSGQAPKELRSFSSPFVILDERSAMKVDIDGEGDPGKIARARGDVFQNLKVMEGSTPAKSPGLDPTENSYLRSSKALFHVPCPHCNATWPFLWRHPNDQKTYLLRYEVDPRTRKVFPDSVHYVCIKCGAAIEETVWKQKMVDAGAWVHEHPEIRDIRGFRLNSLYAVSQSNWWVKLAQQWVDAQDSPTDLKTFINLRLAETFQEDFEAIDTNILTKRATGTWAKGQIPLGVGVITCFVDVQKDRLEAFIWGTGADGEMWLIDWEVLSAERDTTEDEVWEDLDEWLLRPRYHVNGRMIPIDLVLVDSGFHKTPVYKFVRPRQTPARRVFASRGEDHITKPGMAMESSSKKATVKLFIVDTMESKKKALSRLGRSIPGPNYVHLPSWCTEEFLNQMSSEKLSSEVDSKTRKVTYTWVQTRKRNEAWDGYANAIAAVWILQNILGPVRYADVAKLAAAAAMPGSGQNAEPVRRKRGTVSPGRFPNR; encoded by the coding sequence ATGAACGAGGAATACGAGACCTCCCCTGAGGGATTCCAGGCGCTTGAGGAGATGGAGGCCCGCCTCCTGCGCCTCCTGGCCCCGCCCTCCAGCATCACCGTTTCCCAATGGGCCCGGGAAAACCTCTGGGTAACCATGGGAAGCCGCCAGGGGCTCCTGGTCCCCGACGCCTTCCAGATCGAGCCCATGGACGCGATCTGCGACCCAGAAGTCCGGGAGGTGATCTTCCTCAAGCCCACCCAGGTGGGTTGGTCCACCCTCTGCAATGCCGCCATGGGCTGGGCCGTGGCCGAGCACGGGATGGACGTGCTGATGGTCCAACCGGCCGTCGATGTGGGCGAGAAATATTCGAAGGACCGGCTGGACCCGATGATCCAGGCCTCCCCCGTGTTGTCCGAACTGCTCCTCCTTCCCACGGCCAAGTCCGCGGGATCCACGGTGCGGAACAAGTTCTTCAGAAACGGTGGCAGCATCTTCGTGGGATCCGGCCAGGCTCCCAAGGAACTCCGGTCCTTCAGCTCGCCGTTCGTCATCCTGGACGAACGCAGCGCGATGAAGGTGGACATCGACGGCGAGGGCGACCCGGGCAAGATCGCCCGGGCCCGGGGCGACGTTTTCCAGAACTTGAAGGTTATGGAAGGGTCCACGCCGGCGAAGAGCCCCGGGCTGGATCCCACGGAGAACAGCTACTTGCGCAGCAGCAAGGCTCTTTTCCACGTCCCATGCCCGCACTGCAATGCGACCTGGCCCTTCCTCTGGCGGCACCCCAACGACCAGAAGACCTACCTCCTCCGCTACGAGGTGGACCCACGCACTCGAAAGGTTTTCCCGGATTCCGTCCACTACGTCTGCATCAAGTGCGGCGCGGCCATCGAGGAGACGGTCTGGAAGCAAAAAATGGTGGACGCCGGCGCCTGGGTCCATGAGCATCCGGAGATCCGGGACATCCGAGGATTCCGCCTGAACAGCCTCTACGCGGTTTCCCAGAGCAACTGGTGGGTCAAGCTGGCCCAGCAATGGGTGGATGCCCAGGACAGCCCCACCGACCTGAAAACCTTCATCAACCTGCGCCTGGCCGAGACTTTTCAGGAGGATTTCGAGGCCATCGACACCAACATCCTCACGAAACGCGCCACCGGAACCTGGGCCAAGGGCCAGATCCCCCTTGGTGTGGGCGTGATCACCTGCTTTGTGGATGTTCAGAAGGACCGCTTGGAGGCCTTCATCTGGGGCACCGGTGCGGATGGGGAAATGTGGCTCATCGACTGGGAAGTTCTTTCCGCCGAGCGGGATACCACCGAGGATGAAGTATGGGAGGACCTGGACGAGTGGCTCCTCCGACCCCGGTACCACGTCAACGGGCGGATGATCCCCATTGACCTGGTGCTAGTGGACTCTGGCTTCCACAAGACCCCGGTCTACAAATTCGTCCGGCCACGGCAGACTCCGGCTCGACGGGTCTTTGCGTCCCGCGGTGAAGATCACATCACGAAACCCGGCATGGCCATGGAGAGCAGCTCGAAAAAGGCTACGGTGAAGCTGTTCATCGTGGACACCATGGAGAGTAAGAAGAAGGCGCTCTCGCGTTTAGGGCGGTCCATTCCGGGCCCGAACTACGTTCATCTCCCCTCCTGGTGCACCGAGGAATTCCTCAACCAGATGTCCTCGGAAAAACTTTCGAGCGAGGTGGACTCGAAGACACGGAAGGTGACCTATACGTGGGTCCAGACCCGAAAGCGCAACGAGGCATGGGACGGTTATGCCAATGCCATCGCGGCTGTCTGGATCTTGCAGAACATCCTGGGGCCGGTTCGCTACGCAGATGTGGCGAAACTCGCCGCCGCGGCCGCAATGCCTGGGTCGGGCCAAAATGCAGAGCCAGTGCGGCGCAAGCGCGGAACTGTATCCCCTGGGCGGTTCCCAAATCGGTAG